From the genome of Magnolia sinica isolate HGM2019 chromosome 12, MsV1, whole genome shotgun sequence:
aaaataaatagataaataaataaataaaaccttgcATCCTAACAAAGAAGCTGGGACTGGGAATGACCAAGATACCCTTCAGCATTGACCTAGATGGGGAAAATGCCAATAATTGCTTCCATGAAGAGTAATTGAAATTGAGGGGAAAGAATTACTTCTAATTCTTAAACACTAAAAAGACCCCCATGAAAATTTCTCTAATATTTCAGTAGCTTCCCATTCCTTTACGAAACCTTCAAAATCAACTAGGAAAGCATTAAAATTCCAACAATCTGAATTGAGGAAACACAAAGCAAAATAGATATTTCTGAAATACatgaaagcaaaaaagaaaaatatttcaaatcaTTTCAAGGTTTATAAAACTTAAACCACGTTGAATTCTCCCTCAATTTCCCAATTTCCAGCACTCACCAACCTCTTACAGTGAAGGCCACTTCAGCAACAGTTCCATCAGAATTCAACCTCTACagaataaaaggaaaggaaatatACATGCACAGATACATATTTCTGAAACTGAAATTTCCTGCTCTTCTTACCGATCATGTCGAAATTGAGCTCTGTAACTGCAGCTAGTGCGCATCCTCCAATGATCGGAAGGAGCGACAGATAAACTGGCACTGGGAAACTCTCCCCCAGCAGAAACCTTGACACCAAAACACTAAATGCCGGTTCACCACTCTTGATGATATGCGTGAATGAGACCGCCACCCTTGACATGCTCACCGTCGCCGCCACATGCCCAATCGTATGGGCAACTGCCACCTACAAAAGCAGAAAGGATTAACACCTCCAAAAAACCTAAAAACCTCAAAAACACAAGTCTCTTACCGGCGCAAGGGCCTTCCAGAAACCTAGATCCGTTTTTGGCGGTTCAGCAATCCTTATGGCCCATGAGATCAGCATAATCAGCGATCCCGCAGCGAGCGACAGTGTCGACGTGAGCCATGGGTACGGGAAGACATTCAAGACCTTCTTGTTGTAGATATTGAATACAACGTTCAAGGCCCACCATGTCGCAAAGTAGATGCCGATCTTCAGCTTCTGCGCGGCAGCAGACCGCACTTGCTGGTTAGGGACTTCCTCCGAATGATCCGCTTCATAGGCACTGCACTCGAATTTCAGCTTCCGAGACCTCGGCCCCTCAGCGGAGGATCCGAAGCCTTCGAAGGAAGACAGGTAGAGTGGCTTCTGCACGGACAGAGAGAATTTGGGGCTTTTCATCGCTGATAGTGAAGGAAGCAAAGGCAGACGAGGCTTTGGAGACGGCAGTTTTTGACGAATGACATCGGAAACAACAGGAGCAACTCCTGATTGCTTTATAGAGAATATCATCTTCTCGAAGTAAATTCGACAGATGTATATTCAAAAAGAATAAAATCCTGACAAATGGACGAAGATCATCATTTCAAATAACCAAAATATTCACGAGAATGCAAGATCAGGGATATTTCTTTTGAGTTCTGACAAACGTCGGAAATACCTTGACAGAAGTCGCTGGAAATATCTAGAATCCGATGACTTTGCTGGATCGAGTGCTCTAAACTCAagattcagcgatccaaactgaATTTCACGAGTCGAGAGAGAAAAACCTCAATAAAACGCGTCAGGCTCTGTTCTTTCAACGATCAATCGCCAATCTTCCGTTCCTTCAACAATTCTCCCACAGAAATGTCGAAAACAGAGGATTTGCAACTGTTTTCTCTGCAAAAACCCTCGATTCCCTGCACTTCTTCGACGGATGCGCTATAAAAACCTCAGGATCTGGTTTTTCTCCGGATTTTCGACGGATGTCACGAGAAATCCAGCGATCTTTACGAGATTGATGAAGGAATGCCTGTGGAAAAGCTGGAAAGACGAAGATCTTAGAAAGCTCGATCTCTCTTCTCTACCGAAATCAAACCTTTTGCATTGAAGAAAGGCGAAGGTGGGAAAAGTAGATTTATAAAGGAAAGACGTACACGAGATAGTCCCGGTAGAGGAAGAAGGTTCTTTTTTAAATGACGATACTACCTTTCCTCTTTGGAGAAGGGTATCAAAATGATATGGAGGTTCTTTTTTAAATGACGATACTACCCTCCTTTCTTTTACTAAAAATATACTATGTGCCGATAGTGTCCATAATCCTTCTTAAAGGAGGAATTATAATCGCTACAGGGATTACACGTGAAACGCACGTGGAGAGAATATGGAATTAGGGCTCTAACAGGGCAGGCCTGGGCTGTCTTTGGCCTGAATTTTAACATGGTTGGGTGGGCCTATCCAAAACTTTAGGgatgtttgtttttttatttaccATGGTCATTCATGGTAAATAAGTCATCATTATTCACGCCTAGTACTTTTGTGATAAGAATGTCAACTAAACTAAAAGAAGCATATAAAGCATGGCTTAAaaagtataaaaataaataaaaagataaattttcTTATTTGAAAGAAATTAAATTTAATTAATACATTTGAATATATATGGTATATCAATTCAGGGTCAATAATCGTATCTTGAATTCTATGCAAATGAATTTAAGAAGCTTTGTGAATGAATGATGAGCAGCACTACATACATAGGAGATGATACTAAAGTAAATAATTGAGGCTGAaagttttgaattttattttaagtATAAAAGTTAGTTTACATTTGAAACtcatcaaaatttatttttttaatgttttattccattaattatttcttttaaaaataaaagaaatttattATTTTGAGTTCAAATGTTGAATTAAACTTCAATGGTATAATATTATTCATGAGAATATGAATATGAATGATAGCAATATAAATAACAGATGCAAAGAAAAGTAAGGAAAATGTCACTAAGGATTTTAGCATTTCAAAAGTAATGGGCCAGTAATTATAGTCTGGATAAAAGTTGATATCACTTTTAGAGATGGTTGTTCCCATTATGACATttaagaaaaatgaaatagaCATCCGTGTAAGAAAAAACTCTTGAAGgacatgcatgcatcaatgttaAATCCCAGAAAACCATGAATAATGCAACCTAGAAATCTCCCTGTAAAATAGAACATGATGTTATCAAGTAGAAAGATTTTCCCTTTAATCAATTGATTACTTAGGGCATAGTGAGAATTGAATTTTAGTATTAGAAAAGATTGGGCCCGCACTTGTCGTTACAAAGTATCTACAAAAGGAATGCATGTGGAGATGTGGCGAATCCAAATGACGGTCCCTGAAAGGGTGATGATGGAGTTGATATAGTTTTTATGCTCACGTTAAGACATGCCACTTAGTTGAAACTGATGGAATATATAGTTTGGGTTACGCTTATTGCCTTAATAGTTTAAAAAGCccattataagtttttatttatttatttgttatgtCATGAAGGTCATTCCATAAAAGAGTGCAATGAAAGTTCTTACAAAAGTTCCTACAACttctttttattgaaaatagagaTTAATACCTGCCATGAAACTACTTGATTGGGCTTGCTGTCAATGTTTCTTTTTATGATGATAAGAATATATAAATTAATAGGATAAGCTTATCTTTGTCATAAACCGGTAGATGAAGAATTGTTAGGTGTATGTGGATCTTTATTGACTTACTATCCATATATTCATCTTTTGGAGAATGGACAACTCGCATTGTGCAAATtgacattaggtggggcccataggatGCGAGGAGTATGGGAATAGATTGCCCAACCCTAGGCACAAAGATATACTTGTTCCGGGGCTGTCTGGGGATAACAgttcgtgacaaatccactccatccatctatttttaaagaccatAGTAGGACAAGATTTAAAACTTGGGcaaatcaaaaactcaggtgggccaccctaaatAAAAAGTAGGAATAAAAAATGCCcacacatccaaaacttcttggagctaaccatgatgtttatatgccattcaaactgttcataaggttatttctACTTAGATAAattttaagaacaaatatcatcctgatataaaacttATGTCACGCCAGGCATTCAATTAGCattgttttgtgtggtatggcccacacagCCCCAGGAATACATACATCTCTGTGCCTAGGGTCTTAGGCAATCCACTCCCGAGAAGTATACCGTCATCTTGTGCACCCAACGGTCCCATATCGGCTCTATTAAGAGAAGTTGTAAACAACAAGGACTATCTCCCATTCGAAAGGAATAGACGAGGATTCGATGGTGGAATCCGATGATGGGTAGGAATTTCCACCGCTAATCCATCTTTATATAAACTAGCTCGATCCCCTATCCTCTTACCCTAATCAAATAGCTGAAAACCCATTTCATGGAGGGTGTAAAGGAGCAAACGACCCGTAGCAGTGACAATCATCCTCTTACTTGGCAGCAATCAACTATCGTTGTTCCAACGGAATCCAGTATGACTTCATCCCTCACCCCTTTATGGTTGAGGCATACCAAAGCAAATTTTGTTACTTtaactaaataataataataataataataataataataataataataataataataatggataaTTAGGGATTTCAGCTTGCCTTTTAGTCCATATTTGAAAACCCGCCTGCTTTTAAGTTATTTAAAGTAATGCACCTACCATTTGAAAAGATGACTAGGAAATCGCTGACTTTAACTGTGGTGGACGGAAACACACTGTTAAGGCATGAAAATGGCTATTTTGCCCATAAGGGCACACATTTTCAAGAATCTACCCCACTATTTGGGAATGGCGTGTGAATGAGTTTATGGGTCCCAAAGTTGCATATGTAGttgatcaaaaccatccatccattttgtacacttattttaggccatgagttaaaagaatgagatagatcttaATTGTAATTGGGCTATAGGAAGGTTTTGATATTGGACAATCTTAAAACCGTAAAATAAATTTACctaatttggtccacttgagcattggatctaccttattatttgggtcataccctaaaatgatatgaagaaaatggatggtcaatatGGATTTTTTACAAACACGACGGTCTACCTCACCTAGCTTACTACCCAAGGATGTGGGGTTGGAGTATGTGCGaccagcccaccttgatgcatatattgtatatccagaccgtccaacttTTTGATAAGGTTGCACAAAACGGGATGAaggggaagaaacaaatatcagctttatccaaaatttgtgtggcccataagaagtgtTAATGATCAAACATAATTGTTTCATGTGttttggtccatttaagatttgga
Proteins encoded in this window:
- the LOC131221363 gene encoding glucose-6-phosphate/phosphate translocator 1, chloroplastic-like; its protein translation is MIFSIKQSGVAPVVSDVIRQKLPSPKPRLPLLPSLSAMKSPKFSLSVQKPLYLSSFEGFGSSAEGPRSRKLKFECSAYEADHSEEVPNQQVRSAAAQKLKIGIYFATWWALNVVFNIYNKKVLNVFPYPWLTSTLSLAAGSLIMLISWAIRIAEPPKTDLGFWKALAPVAVAHTIGHVAATVSMSRVAVSFTHIIKSGEPAFSVLVSRFLLGESFPVPVYLSLLPIIGGCALAAVTELNFDMIGFMGAMISNVAFVFRNIFSKKGMKGTSVSGMNYYACLSMLSLVILTPFALQVEGPQLWAAGWEKALSQIGPQFIWWVAAQSVFYHLYNQVSYMSLDEISPLTFSIGNTMKRISVIVSSIIIFRTPVQPVNALGAAIAILGTFLYSQAKQ